From the genome of Enoplosus armatus isolate fEnoArm2 chromosome 21, fEnoArm2.hap1, whole genome shotgun sequence, one region includes:
- the LOC139304199 gene encoding uncharacterized protein, translated as MGPAGWLKCPLRSTNKRFLLNTLRSTGLQRRTGEPRDGQSTTRGRLRSDSPDRSRDHSRTPPGDSRSKGEHTDHKHHHRDSCNNKDKNQDRDKERSYRHKDNRDRRHGRDGQDRDRHTS; from the exons ATGGGCCCTGCAGGATG GTTGAAGTGTCCCCTGCGGAGCACCAACAAGCGCTTCCTCCTCAACACCCTGCGCTCCACCGGCCTGCAGCGGCGCACCGGAGAGCCCAGAGACGGACAGTCCACCACCAGAGGGCGCCTGAGGAGCGACTCCCCGGACAGAAGCCGCGACCACAGCAGAACACCTCCCGGAGACAGCAGAAGTAAAGGAGAACACACGGACCATAAACACCATCACAGGGACAGCTGCAATAACAAAGATAAGAATCAGgatagagacaaagagagaagttACAGgcacaaagacaacagagacCGGAGACACGGGAGGGACGgccaggacagagacagacacacttcATGA
- the pdx1 gene encoding pancreas/duodenum homeobox protein 1 — MCGSSEAMNREDQYYPSQVFKDSCAYQRPQGEDYSHSPPPCLYMGRQVHSVYTPPAMGALEQASLPDIAPSYSLPMREDPGVPQLHHPQGLQQQPLPPAAAYGDTGEQNRYHLPFPWMKTTKSHSHTWKGQWAGPYLMAETEENKRTRTAYTRAQLLELEKEFLFNRYISRPRRVELALTLSLTERHIKIWFQNRRMKWKKEEDRRRARGADPDQDCSITSGDQGEAAGGVSSTNGSHTTSPPVSPLHGHSLSTPGSREPA; from the exons ATGTGCGGGTCTTCGGAAGCCATGAATCGGGAAGATCAATATTATCCTTCTCAGGTTTTTAAAGACTCCTGTGCCTACCAGAGACCACAGGGGGAGGACTACAGCCACAGCCCGCCGCCTTGCCTCTACATGGGCAGGCAGGTGCACTCTGTCTACACACCGCCGGCCATGGGAGCCTTGGAGCAGGCCAGCCTTCCTGACATTGCCCCCTCTTACAGTCTACCCATGCGGGAGGATCCGGGGGTGCCTCAGCTCCACCATCCTCAGGGGCTCCAGCAACAGCCCCTACCGCCGGCTGCAGCCTACGGAGACACGGGGGAACAGAACAGATATCACCTCCCTTTCCCCTGGATGAAAACCACAAAatctcactcacacacctggAAAGGACAGTGGGCAG GACCATACCTGATGGCGGAGACTGAGGAAAACAAACGCACGAGGACGGCCTACACGCGCGCCCAGCTGCTGGAGCTCGAGAAGGAGTTCCTGTTCAACCGCTACATCTCGAGGCCGCGCCGCGTGGAGCTGGCTCTGACCCTGAGCCTCACCGAGCGCCACATCAAGATCTGGTTCCAGAACCGCCGCATGAagtggaagaaggaggaggaccgGAGGAGGGCGAGGGGGGCCGACCCGGACCAGGACTGCTCCATCACCTCTGGAGACCAGGGGGAGGCCGCCGGAGGGGTGTCCTCTACGAACGGATCTCACACCACCTCGCCCCCTGTTTCCCCGCTGCATGGTCACTCCCTCTCCACTCCTGGGTCCCGAGAGCCTGCGTAG
- the urad gene encoding 2-oxo-4-hydroxy-4-carboxy-5-ureidoimidazoline decarboxylase, with translation MDFAAVNALPYEDFVNIFGNVVEKCSIITAAVWSRRPFVSLTALEAAISEFIDALPESGKEGILRCHPDLAGRDLQSGTLTPESREEQAGAGMDALNSAEASRMARLNEEYKERFGFPFVICARMNDKANILLQLSERCQNERAVERARGIEEVKKICRLRLQGLVHIDAPNKL, from the exons ATGGACTTCGCTGCAGTAAATGCTCTTCCTTACGAGGATTTTGTGAATATTTTCGGCAATGTGGTGGAGAAGTGTTCTATtatcacagctgctgtgtggtcGAGGCGTCCCTTTGTGAGCTTGACTGCTTTGGAGGCTGCAATCAGTGAATTCATCGATGCTCTCCCAGAATCAG GTAAAGAGGGGATCCTCAGGTGTCACCCAGACCTCGCGGGCAGGGACCTCCAGAGTGGCACCTTGACCCCGGAATCGCGCGAGGAGCAGGCGGGGGCCGGGATGGATGCGCTGAACTCCGCGGAAGCCTCGCGCATGGCCCGGCTCAACGAGGAGTACAAGGAGCGCTTCGGGTTCCCGTTTGTCATCTGCGCCCGGATGAACGACAAGGCGAACATATTACTGCAGCTGTCCGAGCGCTGCCAGAACGAGCGCGCGGTGGAGAGGGCGCGCGGCAtcgaggaggtgaagaagataTGTCGCTTGCGTCTCCAAGGTCTCGTGCACATTGACGCTCCCAACAAGTTATGA
- the flt3 gene encoding receptor-type tyrosine-protein kinase FLT3: MRRQRNMIAAVLLLCAVKLHRSDGVAAQNQPCVPSHEVACFVPADYLNASGPVSLEMSVGKKLIISLEHFSEHPVCHWIRGARPVQTVNGSHYMVLPQLSETDSGEYTLSCETSNETRSSMTVSLHVVMKRPTKPELTLEGVDDQMSSPYFTCSSEGCPKPIFKWSGGRAKSTISSSEYFASGVMCCATNAEGQECSQLYDYDLESDFMKNDEVFNVTVSPGESLLLRCRLQRYWLPSPVWEKGSEIMDASTLACSSGVKKEICIRNDSHDKSQMAYLFIESVSVDHSGTYTCRSQENKTKSVYIHVQAESFLSVQLDKSKIMPAHNASSYCLQASVSYHPVLQRCSWEAPDKTMTKCNRDNWVTKHRTLRLCDPLKSGDYKLHLEVGGLKETKAISVCVVDKPEFIFKGNNVDDTLTVETASLVPANYSWLSCSSSNDSSYEIDSSWTKIPGASHADSDVSCNKTIRSSLSRDLVEGHHLRFCLTNSAGSWCKTKYLTYHPLSPKASIGAPSNDNDSLMFLKVGSLLLLLALAVVSVVLMYFVKKKKPQYKPQLQIIQMVGPNDNDYIYINFKDFEYDLKWEFPRENLELGKELGSGAFGMVVQATAYGINKPGVSQQVAVKMLKEKHETMEKEALMSELKMLTHIGHHANIVNLLGACTDTGPTYLIFQYCCYGDLQNYLKKNRERYHKSVTEAFNKDRFSSLYHNLQPRKSSSELYAAVDNYVPMHPSTTRGQENIALLTLNSGDMDGFEDEEPDDQTEDLQTLTFDDLLNFAFQVAKGMEFLSSKNCIHRDLAARNVLVTKGRLVKIGDFGLARDIDNDSNYVVRGNVRLPVKWMAPESTFQGIYTMKSDVWAYGILLWEIFSLGVTPYPGMKVDHTFYSMIERGFKMECPYYADETVYGMMCKCWALDPCNRPSFSKLVSFMRDQLTDREEKLYHNMLDQTSSDYQNPTTILDISALTKQNENKTQSANDYCRIHATEESKAEMSDTVAIEEELLKPADTE; the protein is encoded by the exons ATGCGGAGGCAGAGAAATATGATTGCGG CTGTtctcctgctgtgtgctgtCAAGCTGCACCGCTCTGATGGTGTGGCAGCGCAGAATCAGCCCTGCGTACCCAGTCATGAG GTGGCATGTTTTGTGCCAGCTGACTATCTGAATGCATCTGGTCCTGTCAGCTTAGAGATGTCTGTTGGTAAGAAACTCATCATCTCACTGGAGCACTTCTCTGAACACCCTGTCTGCCACTGGATCAGAGGAGCACGCCCAGTGCAGACAGT GAACGGGAGTCACTACATGGTCCTACCACAGCTTTCTGAGACGGATTCAGGGGAGTACACGCTGAGCTGTGAAACTAGCAACGAGACCAGGTCCTCAATGACTGTCTCTCTTCATGTAGTAATGA AACGTCCCACAAAACCAGAGCTGACACTGGAAGGCGTAGATGACCAAATGAGTTCCCCGTATTTCACATGCAGCTCTGAGGGCTGCCCAAAGCCCATATTTAAATGGTCTGG TGGAAGGGCAAAGAGCACAATATCAAGCAGTGAATATTTTGCTAGTGGAGTGATGTGCTGTGCTACTAATGCTGAAGGACAAGAATGCTCCCAACTGTATGACTACG acctAGAGAGTGACTTTATGAAAAATGATGAGGTTTTTAATGTGACCGTGAGCCCTGGTGAGTCTTTACTGCTTCGCTGCCGATTACAACGGTATTGGCTGCCATCACCTGTGTGGGAGAAAGGCAGCGAAATAATGGATGccagcacgttagcatgctctTCTGGAGTCAAGAAGGAG ATCTGCATTAGAAATGACTCACATGACAAAAGTCAGATGGCCTACCTGTTCATTGAATCAGTTAGTGTGGACCACAGTGGCACATATACCTGCAGgagtcaagaaaacaaaactaagtCTGTCTACATTCACGTCCAGG CTGAaagtttcctctctgtccagctGGATAAGAGCAAGATCATGCCAGCTCACAATGCATCCAGCTACTGTTTGCAAGCCAGTGTTTCCTACCACCCTGTGCTGCAGCGCTGTTCCTGGGAAGCTCCTGATAAAACTATGACTAAATGCAACAGGGACAACTGGGTGACAAAACACAG GACTCTGAGGCTATGTGATCCACTCAAATCAGGAGATTATAAATTACACTTAGAGGTTGGAGGactaaaagaaacaaaggctatatcagtgtgtgttgtgg ACAAACCGGAGTTCATATTCAAAGGTAACAACGTTGATGATACCTTGACTGTTGAGACTGCCAGTCTTGTGCCAGCAAATTATTCCTGGTTGTCTTGTTCGTCGTCCAATGACAG CAGTTATGAAATAGACTCCTCTTGGACCAAGATCCCAGGTGCCTCTCATGCAGATTCTGACGTCTCCTGCAACAAGACAATAAGGAGCTCTCTGAGCAGAGATCTAGTGGAAGGACACCATTTAAGGTTTTGCCTGACAAACTCCGCTGGCTCCTGGTGCAAAACTAAATACTTAACATACCACCCACTTTCACCCAAGGCCTCCATAG GTGCTCCAAGTAATGACAACGACAGCTTGATGTTCCTGAAAGTAGGCAGTTTGCTTCTGCTCCTGGCTTTGGCAGTAGTTAGCGTGGTGCTCATGTACTTTGTCAAAAAGAAG AAACCCCAGTATAAGCCCCAGCTTCAGATAATCCAGATGGTTGGACCCAATGACAATGATTACATCTACATAAACTTCAAGGACTTTGAGTACGACCTTAAGTGGGAGTTTCCCAGGGAGAACCTGGAACTGG GTAAAGAACTGGGCTCTGGAGCTTTTGGCATGGTGGTCCAGGCTACAGCTTATGGCATCAACAAGCCTGGAGTCTCACAGCAGGTGGCTGTCAAGATGCTCAAAG AGAAACACGAAACGATGGAGAAGGAGGCTCTGATGTCAGAGCTCAAGATGCTGACTCACATTGGTCACCATGCCAACATTGTTAACCTGCTCGGggcatgcacagacacag GACCCACATACCTGATTTTCCAGTACTGCTGTTATGGAGATCTACAGAACTAcctaaagaaaaacagagagcgCTACCACAAGTCTGTGACTGAAGCTTTCAACAAGGACCGTTTCAGCAGCCTCTACCACAACCTGCAGCCCAGGAAAAGCTCTAG cgAGCTCTACGCAGCAGTGGACAATTACGTGCCCATGCACCCCTCTACCACCAGAGGGCAGGAGAACATCGCCCTCCTCACCCTCAACTCTGGAGACATGGACGGCTTTGAAG ATGAAGAGCCAGATGATCAGACAGAGGACCTGCAAACCTTGACCTTCGATGACCTGCTAAACTTTGCCTTCCAAGTGGCCAAAGGCATGGAGTTCCTCTCCTCCAAGAAT TGTATCCATCGAGACCTGGCAGCTCGAAACGTGTTAGTGACAAAGGGCAGACTGGTGAAAATTGGTGACTTTGGACTGGCCCGGGACATCGACAACGACTCCAACTATGTTGTGAGAGGAAAT GTGCGTTTGCCAGTGAAGTGGATGGCACCAGAGAGTACCTTCCAGGGGATATACACCATGAAGAGTGACGTCTGGGCTTATGGCATTCTGCTCTGGGAGATCTTCTCACTAG GTGTTACTCCGTACCCGGGCATGAAGGTGGATCACACGTTCTATTCAATGATTGAGAGAGGATTTAAGATGGAGTGTCCATACTACGCTGACGAGACTGT GTATGGGATGATGTGTAAGTGTTGGGCCCTGGATCCCTGCAACCGGCCATCTTTCTCCAAACTGGTGTCCTTTATGCGTgatcagctgacagacagagaggagaag CTGTACCATAACATGCTCGACCAGACATCCAGCGACTACCAGAATCCAACGACCATTTTGGACATTTCCGCCTTGACAAAACAGAACGAGAACAAGACGCAGTCGGCCAATGACTACTGTCGAATCCATGCCACTGAAGAAAGCAAAGCAGAAATGTCCGACACTGTGGCAATTGAGGAGGAGCTTCTGAAGCCAGCTGATACAGAGTGA
- the pan3 gene encoding PAN2-PAN3 deadenylation complex subunit PAN3 — protein sequence MHLSLIISGGGSSGAMNSGLPASAAPLGGAGIPNVKVKFCRYYAKDKTCFYGEECQFLHEDPSMASMPLHGGGGSPVPLSMAAGGGTPAGYSLGGSAAACPGGGGTGVSKKSETLGPAGTSLEGQLLTIPGMEGATLSDANLTNSYFSSSFIGVNGFGSPAESKYSMMQRMTTSSSSPSLLNDGAKNFSHSTHDPVNSPTSSLFSDFGALSISQRRKAPNPTASEFIPKGAPRMATMAQSTVQAFPSPLFPHPAISSSTAAALAPGMSLSAGSSPLHSPKITPHTSPAPRRRSHTPNPANYMVPTTASDQGTHIIQKETVGGTTYFYTDNTPAPMAGMVFPTYHIYPPTAPHVAYMQPKANAPSFFMADELRQELINRHLITMAQIDHSENPDVPSEVDSYHSLFPLEPLPPPNRMQKTSNFSYITSCYKAVNSKDDLPYCLRRIHGFRLVNTKCMMLVDMWKKIQHSNSVTLREVFTTKAFGDHSLVFSYDFHAGAETMFSRHFNDPAADSYFTKRKWGQHEPPPPRQHAGLLPESLIWAYIVQLSSALRTIHTAGLACRVMDPSKILITGKTRLRVNCVGVFDVLTFDNSQTNHLALMPQYQQADLVSLGKVVLALACNSLAGIQRENLQKAMELVSINYSSDLKNLILYLLTEQSRLRSVNDIMPMIGARFYTQLDASQMRNDVIEEDLAKEVQNGRLFRLLAKLGTINERPEFQKDPTWSETGDRYLLKLFRDHLFHQVTEAGTPWIDLSHIVSCLNKLDAGVPEKISLVSRDEKSVLVVTYSDLKRCFDSTFQELQAAASGSL from the exons ATGCATCTTAGCCTTATAAT cagcggcggcggcagcagcggtGCCATGAACAGTGGACTCCCAGCTTCAGCTGCTCCGCTCGGGGGTGCCGGAATACCCAATGTCAAGGTGAAGTTTTGCCGATATTACGCGAAAGACAAGACCTGCTTTTATGGAGAAGAGTGTCAGTTCCTGCACGAGGATCCGTCCATGGCAAGCATGCCGCTGCACGGCGGCGGCGGTAGCCCCGTCCCGTTGTCCATGGCCGCAGGTGGCGGGACGCCAGCGGGGTATTCCCTCGGTGGCTCCGCGGCGGCCTGCCCGGGTGGCGGGGGGACCGGTGTGTCCAAGAAGAGCGAAACATTGGGGCCTGCAGGCACGTCTCTCGAGGGGCAGCTGTTAACCA TCCCAGGGATGGAGGGCGCAACTCTGAGTGATGCCAATCTTACCAACTCTtacttcagcagcagctttattGGGGTCAATGGGTTTGGAAGCCCAGCGGAGTCTAAATACTCAATGATGCAG CGAatgaccaccagcagcagctctcccaGTCTCCTCAACGATGGTGCCAAGAACTTCAGCCACAGCACTCATG ATCCCGTGAACTCCCCAACATCCTCACTGTTCAGTGATTTTGGTGCTCTTAGCATTTCCCAAAGGAGAAAG GCTCCTAACCCAACAGCAAGTGAGTTCATCCCCAAGGGAGCTCCACGTATGGCCACCATGGCTCAGTCCACTGTACAGGCCTTCCCCTCACCTCTGTTCCCACACCCTGccatcagcagctccacagctgCTGCGCTGGCTCCAG GCATGTCTCTGTCTGCGGGatcttctcctcttcactccCCAAAAATTACACCGCACACCTCACCTGCTCCTCGTCGGAGGAGTCACACCCCAAACCCTGCCAACTACATGGTGCCCACCACTGCATCTGACCAGGGCACTCACATAATCCAGAAGGAGACAGTAGGGGGGACCACCTACTTCTACACAGACAACACCCCGGCACCAATGGCTGGGATG GTGTTTCCTACCTACCATATCTATCCCCCCACTGCGCCCCATGTGGCTTACATGCAGCCGAAAGCCAACGCCCCGTCCTTCTTCATGGCCGATGAACTCCGACAG gAGTTGATAAACAGACATCTGATAACCATGGCCCAGATTGACCACTCAGAGAACCCAG ATGTACCGTCTGAGGTGGACAGCTACCACAGCCTGTTCCCCCTCGAACCCCTCCCCCCACCAAACCGCATGCAGAAGACCAGCAACTTCAGCTACATCACCTCCTGCTACAAGGCGGTCAACAGCAAGGATGACCTGCCGTACTGCCTGAGGAGGATACACG GTTTCCGCCTTGTTAACACCAAGTGCATGATGCTGGTGGACATGTGGAAGAAGATTCAGCACTCAAACTCTGTAACACTGAGGGAGGTCTTCACCACAAAGGCCTTTGGAGatcact CGTTGGTGTTCTCCTATGACTTCCATGCGGGTGCAGAAACCATGTTCAGCAGACACTTCAATGACCCAGCAGCAGACTCGTACTTTACCAAGAGGAAGTGGG GACAACATGAACCTCCCCCGCCACGGCAACACGCAGGTCTGCTCCCGGAGTCTCTGATCTGGGCCTACATTGTCCAGCTCAGCTCGGCCCTGCGCACCATCCACACTGCCGGTCTGGCCTGCCGTGTCATGGACCCCAGCAAGATTCTTATTACTGGCAAGACCag GTTACGGGTGAACTGTGTTGGGGTGTTTGATGTCTTAACTTTTGACAACAGTCAGACCAATCATCTTGCCCTAATGCCACAGTACCAG CAAGCGGACCTAGTGTCGCTGGGCAAGGTGGTGCTGGCGTTGGCATGTAACTCCCTGGCTGGCATTCAAAGGGAGAACCTGCAGAAGGCCATGGAGCTGGTGTCCATCAACTACTCTTCAGACCTCAAGAACCTCATTCT gtATCTGCTGACTGAACAGTCTCGCCTGCGCAGCGTCAATGACATTATGCCGATGATTGGAGCTCGATTCTACACACAACTGGACGCATCGCAGATGAGAAATGATGTCATTGAGGAAGACCTGGCCAAG GAGGTGCAAAACGGCCGCCTCTTCCGTCTGTTGGCCAAACTGGGCACCATCAACGAGCGGCCAGA GTTTCAGAAGGACCCGACGTGGTCGGAGACGGGAGACCGCTACCTGTTGAAGCTTTTCCGGGATCACCTTTTTCACCAGGTGACAGAAGCTGGGACGCCCTGGATCGACCTCAGCCACATTGTCTCCTGCCTCAACAAA CTGGACGCGGGCGTTCCTGAGAAGATCAGCCTGGTGTCTCGGGACGAGAAAAGCGTCCTAGTTGTGACCTACTCGGACCTGAAGCGCTGCTTCGACAGTACCTTCCAGGAGCTGCAGGCTGCGGCCTCCGGTTCTCTGTAG